One part of the Sphingobacterium sp. LZ7M1 genome encodes these proteins:
- the rpoC gene encoding DNA-directed RNA polymerase subunit beta' — translation MSYKKDNKIKSNFTSITISLASPETILERSSGEVTKPETINYRTYKPERDGLFCERIFGPVKDYECHCGKYKRIRYKGIVCDRCGVEVTEKKVRRERMGHINLVVPVAHIWYFRSLPNKIGYLLGLPTKKLDMIIYYERYVVIQAGIKEEDGISYMDFLTEEEYLDILDTLPKENQYLDDNDPQKFIAKMGAEALEDLLKRLDLDQLSYDLRHQAANETSQQRKNEALKRLHVVEAFRGANDHIENRPEWMIVKIVPIIPPELRPLVPLDGGRFATSDLNDLYRRVIIRNNRLKRLIEIKAPEVILRNEKRMLQEAVDSLFDNSRKVNAVKTEGNRALKSLSDILKGKQGRFRQNLLGKRVDYSARSVIVVGPHLKLHECGLPKDMAAELYKPFIIRKMIERGIVKTVKSAKKIVDRKDPVVWDILENVLKGHPVLLNRAPTLHRLGIQAFQPTLVEGKAIQLHPLVCTAFNADFDGDQMAVHLPLGNAAILEAQILMLAAHNILNPANGSPVTVPSQDMVLGLYYITKGRKTDDNLVMKGEGSTFYSAEEVIIALNEAKVDLHSFIKVKARVKTKEGEFKDQIIETTVGRVIFNQIVPEEVGYINELLTKKSLRNVIGEIVKNTGMARAAKFLDDMKELGFQTAFKGGLSFNLQDLNIPAAKADLITQATNEVEEVMNNYNMGFITNNERYNQIIDIWTRINNKLTAHVMDILSNDNQGFNSVYMMLDSGARGSKEQIRQLCGMRGLMAKPQKSGTSGGEIIENPILSNFKEGLSVLEYFISTHGARKGLADTALKTADAGYLTRRLHDVAQDMIVVEQDCNGLRGIYTTALKDNDDIVEPLYDRILGRTPLNDVVHPETNELIVAANDDITEEVAEAIENAGIEGVEIRSVLTCESKRGVCACCYGRNLASGKRVQLGEAVGVIAAQSIGEPGTQLTLRTFHVGGTASNIAAESSIIAKYDGKIEFENVRTVEKEGEFGPYQVVLGRSGEIKVVNDDKKVLYQQIIPYGSNLYVKEGEKVEKGTKLVDWDPYNAVIISEFAGKVEFDAIIEGITYREESDEQTGHKEKVIIETRDKTKNPTIKVLDNKGEIIRSYNIPVGAHVSVSDGQKVKEGAILVKIPRSTGKTRDITGGLPRVTELFEARNPSNPAVVTEIDGVVTLGGVKRGNREISIESRDGQVKKYLVPLSKHILVQDNDFIKAGMPLSDGQISPSDILSIKGPSAVQEYIVNGIQEVYRLQGVKINDKHFETIVHQMMQKVNIEDPGDTRFLEKEAVNKWDFMEENDSLYDKKVVVDAGDSKSLRPGQIVNLRKLREENSSLKRQDLKLVEVRDAIPATSSPLLQGITRASLGTKSFISAASFQETTKVLNEAAIAGKRDNLLGLKENVIVGHLIPSGTGLRQYSNIIVGSREEYDQLLASKEED, via the coding sequence ATGTCTTACAAAAAAGATAACAAAATCAAAAGTAACTTTACATCGATTACGATCAGCTTAGCTTCTCCAGAAACTATTTTGGAGCGTTCAAGTGGTGAGGTTACTAAACCAGAAACTATCAACTACCGTACTTATAAACCAGAACGTGATGGTCTATTCTGTGAGCGTATTTTCGGTCCAGTAAAAGACTACGAATGTCACTGTGGTAAGTACAAGCGTATCCGTTATAAAGGGATCGTTTGTGACCGTTGTGGTGTTGAAGTTACAGAGAAGAAAGTACGTCGTGAGCGTATGGGACACATCAACTTGGTGGTTCCGGTTGCTCATATCTGGTACTTCCGCTCTCTACCTAACAAAATTGGTTATTTATTAGGCCTTCCAACGAAGAAGTTGGATATGATCATCTACTACGAAAGATACGTGGTTATCCAAGCTGGTATCAAAGAAGAAGATGGTATTTCATACATGGATTTCTTGACAGAAGAGGAATATCTAGATATCTTGGATACCCTTCCAAAAGAAAACCAATATTTGGATGACAACGATCCTCAGAAATTCATCGCTAAGATGGGTGCAGAGGCATTGGAAGATTTGTTGAAACGTCTAGACTTAGACCAATTGTCATACGATCTTCGTCACCAAGCAGCGAACGAAACTTCCCAGCAACGTAAGAACGAGGCGTTGAAACGTCTTCACGTTGTTGAGGCTTTCCGTGGTGCTAATGATCATATCGAAAACCGTCCGGAATGGATGATCGTTAAGATCGTACCTATTATTCCACCAGAGTTACGTCCTTTAGTTCCTTTGGATGGTGGTCGTTTTGCGACTTCAGACTTAAATGACCTTTACCGTCGTGTAATTATCCGTAACAATCGTTTGAAGCGTTTGATCGAGATCAAAGCTCCAGAGGTAATCTTACGTAACGAGAAACGTATGCTTCAAGAAGCTGTTGACTCGTTATTCGATAACTCACGTAAGGTAAATGCTGTTAAGACTGAAGGTAACCGTGCTTTAAAATCTTTATCGGATATCCTTAAAGGTAAGCAAGGTCGTTTCCGTCAGAACTTATTAGGTAAGCGTGTTGACTACTCGGCTCGTTCGGTAATCGTCGTTGGTCCTCACTTGAAATTACACGAGTGTGGTCTTCCTAAAGATATGGCTGCTGAGCTTTACAAACCGTTTATCATCCGTAAGATGATCGAAAGAGGAATCGTAAAGACAGTTAAGTCAGCGAAGAAAATTGTAGATCGCAAAGATCCAGTAGTATGGGATATCCTTGAGAACGTATTGAAAGGTCACCCAGTATTACTAAACCGTGCACCTACGCTTCACCGTTTGGGTATTCAGGCTTTCCAACCAACCTTAGTTGAGGGTAAAGCGATCCAATTACACCCATTAGTGTGTACAGCGTTCAACGCCGATTTCGACGGTGACCAGATGGCAGTTCACTTACCATTAGGTAATGCTGCAATTTTGGAAGCCCAAATCTTGATGTTGGCAGCACACAACATTCTTAACCCTGCAAACGGTTCACCAGTTACAGTACCATCTCAAGACATGGTATTGGGTCTTTACTACATTACCAAAGGCCGTAAGACTGATGACAACCTGGTGATGAAAGGTGAAGGAAGTACTTTCTATTCAGCAGAAGAGGTAATCATTGCCTTGAACGAAGCAAAAGTAGATCTTCACTCCTTTATCAAGGTTAAAGCTCGCGTTAAGACCAAAGAAGGAGAGTTCAAAGATCAAATCATTGAAACGACTGTAGGTCGTGTGATCTTCAACCAAATCGTTCCAGAAGAGGTAGGATACATCAATGAACTATTGACTAAGAAGTCACTTCGTAATGTCATTGGAGAGATCGTGAAGAACACGGGTATGGCTCGTGCAGCGAAATTCTTGGATGACATGAAAGAGTTAGGATTCCAAACAGCATTCAAAGGTGGTCTATCGTTCAACCTTCAAGATTTGAACATCCCTGCTGCGAAAGCTGATTTGATCACTCAAGCTACAAACGAAGTTGAAGAAGTAATGAACAACTATAACATGGGTTTCATTACGAACAACGAACGTTATAACCAAATCATCGATATCTGGACACGTATCAACAACAAGTTGACAGCGCACGTTATGGATATCCTTTCGAACGACAATCAAGGTTTCAACTCAGTATACATGATGTTGGATTCAGGAGCTCGTGGATCGAAAGAGCAGATCCGTCAGTTATGCGGTATGCGTGGTTTGATGGCGAAACCTCAGAAATCTGGTACTTCAGGTGGTGAGATTATTGAAAACCCGATCCTTTCAAACTTCAAAGAAGGTTTGTCGGTATTGGAGTACTTTATCTCTACCCACGGTGCTCGTAAAGGTCTTGCCGATACAGCGTTGAAAACAGCCGATGCGGGTTACTTAACCCGTCGTTTACATGATGTTGCTCAGGATATGATTGTTGTTGAGCAAGACTGTAACGGTTTACGCGGTATCTATACTACAGCGCTTAAGGATAATGATGATATCGTTGAACCATTGTACGACCGTATTTTAGGACGTACGCCATTGAACGATGTTGTTCATCCTGAGACAAACGAATTGATCGTTGCTGCAAATGATGATATCACTGAAGAAGTTGCTGAGGCAATCGAGAATGCAGGAATTGAAGGAGTTGAAATCCGTTCTGTATTAACTTGTGAGTCTAAGCGAGGAGTTTGTGCATGTTGTTACGGACGTAACTTAGCGTCAGGTAAACGTGTTCAATTGGGTGAAGCTGTTGGTGTAATTGCTGCTCAGTCAATCGGTGAGCCAGGTACACAGTTGACACTTCGTACATTCCACGTCGGTGGTACGGCATCTAACATTGCTGCTGAATCTTCGATCATTGCTAAATACGATGGTAAAATCGAATTTGAGAACGTTCGTACAGTAGAAAAAGAAGGTGAATTTGGTCCTTACCAAGTTGTATTGGGTCGTTCAGGAGAGATTAAAGTTGTAAATGACGATAAGAAAGTCCTTTACCAACAAATTATCCCTTACGGATCGAACCTATACGTGAAAGAAGGAGAGAAAGTGGAAAAAGGAACCAAGTTGGTAGACTGGGATCCATACAACGCTGTAATTATCTCTGAATTTGCAGGTAAGGTAGAATTCGATGCGATTATCGAAGGTATTACTTACCGTGAGGAATCTGATGAGCAAACTGGACACAAAGAGAAAGTGATCATCGAGACTCGTGATAAGACTAAAAACCCGACGATCAAAGTATTGGATAACAAAGGCGAAATCATCCGTTCATACAACATTCCAGTAGGAGCACACGTTTCGGTATCTGATGGCCAAAAAGTGAAAGAAGGTGCGATTTTAGTTAAGATCCCTCGTTCTACAGGTAAGACCCGAGATATTACGGGTGGTCTTCCTCGTGTAACGGAGTTGTTCGAGGCTCGTAATCCTTCAAACCCAGCGGTTGTTACTGAAATCGACGGTGTTGTAACTTTAGGTGGTGTTAAACGTGGTAACCGTGAGATTTCGATCGAGTCCCGTGACGGACAAGTGAAGAAATACCTAGTTCCACTTTCTAAACACATCTTGGTACAGGATAATGACTTTATCAAAGCGGGTATGCCACTTTCAGACGGTCAGATTTCCCCTTCGGATATCTTATCGATCAAAGGTCCTTCTGCAGTACAGGAATACATTGTAAATGGTATCCAAGAGGTTTACCGTCTACAAGGTGTGAAAATCAACGATAAGCACTTCGAAACCATCGTTCACCAAATGATGCAGAAAGTGAATATCGAAGATCCAGGAGATACTCGTTTCTTAGAAAAAGAAGCTGTAAACAAATGGGATTTCATGGAAGAAAACGATTCACTTTACGACAAGAAAGTGGTTGTAGATGCTGGTGATTCTAAATCATTGCGTCCAGGACAGATCGTAAACCTTCGTAAATT